Proteins encoded together in one Mercenaria mercenaria strain notata chromosome 18, MADL_Memer_1, whole genome shotgun sequence window:
- the LOC123537780 gene encoding ras-related protein Rab-5C-like isoform X2 has protein sequence MSAKRRGNDTGSVPGGGSKIQNVKLVLLGDQGVGKSSIALRFVRGEFTENSEATIGAAFLTQTVNVSNVSIKFDIWDTAGQERYHSLAPMYYRGAQAAVVVYDITNTKTFQRAINWIKELKQQANSQIIMVLAGNKADMASEKRAISRDEAQAFAEENNLIFTESSAKTGMCVGDIFMAVAQRLAQLRPQAVEPEGKGMKLGKDSGKKKEGGCC, from the exons ATGAGTGCCAAAAGGCGTGGAAATGACACCGGAAGTGTGCCCGGTGGTGGATCAAAGATACAGAACGTGAAGCTCGTGCTTCTAGGAGACCAGGGGGTGGGGAAATCAAGTATTGCTCTGAGATTTGTACGAGGCGAATTTACCGAAAATTCTGAAGCAACTATTGGTG CTGCATTTTTAACACAGACAGTAAATGTTTCAAACGTGTCTATAAAGTTTGATATCTGGGATACGGCGGGGCAGGAACGATATCACAGTCTGGCTCCGATGTATTATCGCGGAGCACAAGCAGCCGTTGTTGTGTATGATATAACGAACACG AAAACTTTCCAAAGAGCAATAAATTGGATAAAAGAGTTAAAGCAGCAGGCGAATTCTCAGATTATAATGGTTTTGGCGGGAAATAAGGCAGATATGGCGTCCGAAAAGCGTGCTATCTCGCGAGAT GAAGCACAAGCGTTTGCGGAGGAGAATAATCTGATCTTTACAGAGTCGTCTGCTAAAACTGGAATGTGTGTCGGCGACATCTTTATGGCGGTCG CCCAAAGGTTAGCACAACTAAGGCCTCAAGCGGTGGAACCGGAAGGGAAGGGTATGAAACTGGGCAAGGATTCTGGGAAGAAAAAGGAGGGCGGGTGTTGCTGA
- the LOC123537780 gene encoding ras-related protein Rab-5C-like isoform X1 → MDIGVFQANISPIMSAKRRGNDTGSVPGGGSKIQNVKLVLLGDQGVGKSSIALRFVRGEFTENSEATIGAAFLTQTVNVSNVSIKFDIWDTAGQERYHSLAPMYYRGAQAAVVVYDITNTKTFQRAINWIKELKQQANSQIIMVLAGNKADMASEKRAISRDEAQAFAEENNLIFTESSAKTGMCVGDIFMAVAQRLAQLRPQAVEPEGKGMKLGKDSGKKKEGGCC, encoded by the exons ATGGATATTgga GTATTCCAGGCAAACATAAGCCCTATTATGAGTGCCAAAAGGCGTGGAAATGACACCGGAAGTGTGCCCGGTGGTGGATCAAAGATACAGAACGTGAAGCTCGTGCTTCTAGGAGACCAGGGGGTGGGGAAATCAAGTATTGCTCTGAGATTTGTACGAGGCGAATTTACCGAAAATTCTGAAGCAACTATTGGTG CTGCATTTTTAACACAGACAGTAAATGTTTCAAACGTGTCTATAAAGTTTGATATCTGGGATACGGCGGGGCAGGAACGATATCACAGTCTGGCTCCGATGTATTATCGCGGAGCACAAGCAGCCGTTGTTGTGTATGATATAACGAACACG AAAACTTTCCAAAGAGCAATAAATTGGATAAAAGAGTTAAAGCAGCAGGCGAATTCTCAGATTATAATGGTTTTGGCGGGAAATAAGGCAGATATGGCGTCCGAAAAGCGTGCTATCTCGCGAGAT GAAGCACAAGCGTTTGCGGAGGAGAATAATCTGATCTTTACAGAGTCGTCTGCTAAAACTGGAATGTGTGTCGGCGACATCTTTATGGCGGTCG CCCAAAGGTTAGCACAACTAAGGCCTCAAGCGGTGGAACCGGAAGGGAAGGGTATGAAACTGGGCAAGGATTCTGGGAAGAAAAAGGAGGGCGGGTGTTGCTGA
- the LOC123537779 gene encoding uncharacterized protein LOC123537779, with amino-acid sequence MSAEGELSFWLKKQLTAFEEKFSEADKDKNGSLSFAEIKDVLQNAGFKGTEDQLLAIFKFADANKDSKISRNEYMVAVKKAPKTSLKEILLRRAFKKYDKDESGYLTRDEIISITASEEAGLNLPKEKIAEMLIALVTDKDKKISYEEFLQHFHYNQTATLLRELFDRIDKDKSGFLTKNEIIDAIKADDELAFKAANLSGLLITYSKDKVDKIDYGEFAKIVANQAKK; translated from the exons ATGAGTGCAGAAGGTGAATTAAGTTTCTGGCTAAAAAAGCAGCTTACGGCATTTGAAGAAAAGTTTTCCGAGGCTGATAAAGACAAAAACGGAAGTCTTTCATTTGCGGAAATAAAAGATGTATTACAAAATGCAGGATTTAAGGGAACAGAAGACCAGTTActa gCCATTTTCAAATTTGCTGACGCAAACAAAGATTCGAAAATTTCAAGAAACGAGTATATGGTTGCTGTAAAGAAAGCACCGAAAACAAGCTTAAA AGAAATATTGTTAAGAAGAGCATTCAAAAAGTATGATAAAGATGAGAGTGGATACCTGACACGAGATGAAATTATTTCGATTACGGCATCGGAGGAGGCGGGATTAAATCTGCCCAAAGAAAAAATTGCCGAAATGCTGATCGCTCTGGTTACAGACAAAGATAAAAAG atcAGTTACGAAgaatttttgcaacattttcattacaACCAGACTGCGACCTTACTTCGGGAACTCTTTGACCGTATCGATAAAGACAAGAGCGGATTCCTGACcaaaaatgaaatcattgatgcaaTAAAAGCAGACGACGAGCTGGCATTTAAGGCGGCAAATTTGTCCGGGTTACTCATTACTTACAGCAAAGACAAGGTGGACAAAATTGACTATGGGGAATTTGCGAAAATTGTGGCCAATCAAGCtaagaaataa